In a single window of the Pongo abelii isolate AG06213 chromosome 1, NHGRI_mPonAbe1-v2.0_pri, whole genome shotgun sequence genome:
- the LSM10 gene encoding U7 snRNA-associated Sm-like protein LSm10 yields MAVSHSVKERTISENSLIILLQGLQGRVTTVDLRDESVAHGRIDNVDAFMNIRLAKVTYTDRWGHQVKLDDLFVTGRNVRYVHIPDDVNITSTIEQQLQIIHRVRNFGGKGQGRWEFPSKNCK; encoded by the coding sequence ATGGCGGTGAGCCATTCAGTGAAGGAGCGGACCATCTCTGAGAACAGCCTGATCATCCTACTGCAGGGCCTCCAGGGCCGGGTAACCACTGTGGACCTGCGGGATGAGAGTGTGGCCCACGGACGCATAGACAATGTCGATGCTTTCATGAACATCCGCCTGGCCAAAGTCACCTACACGGACCGTTGGGGGCATCAGGTCAAGCTGGATGACCTCTTTGTGACAGGCCGCAATGTCCGCTACGTCCACATCCCAGATGACGTGAACATCACCTCGACCATTGAGCAGCAGCTGCAGATTATCCATCGGGTGCGGAACTTTGGTGGCAAGGGCCAAGGCCGGTGGGAATTTCCCTCCAAAAACTGTAAGTGA